From one Flavobacterium sp. N502536 genomic stretch:
- a CDS encoding tetratricopeptide repeat protein: MKSKYVILASALLISVATFAQKDQIKSAEKALKSGDAQGALTILKDAENMVVNAKDVEQAQYYFVKGNAYLDLANKKVEEGKNLSLAAETYKKLIDVEKASGKVKYSTQAAASITEIKGKLINAAIADSQATKHADGAKKLYDAYLLDKKDTINLYYAASTAVNAQDFDLALPMYEELKKLNYSGKGTSFTAVNKISGNEDGFNNGKERDLAVKLGTHEKPKTEAIPSKRGEIYKNLALILVQKGRSEDAKKAIADARKANPEDSSLILTEANLYLESKDYETYKKLVGEALQKDPNNADLVFNLGVISANAKNTADAEKYYLKAIEINPNYANAYLNLAALKLEAEKPIIDEMNKLGTSAKDMKRYDVLKAQREGVFKGVIPFLKKANELDPKNEDVAKTLLGVYKALEMTAEAKALKATMN, encoded by the coding sequence ATGAAAAGTAAATATGTAATACTTGCGTCAGCATTATTGATTTCAGTAGCTACTTTTGCTCAGAAGGATCAGATTAAGAGTGCTGAAAAGGCATTAAAAAGCGGAGATGCTCAGGGAGCACTTACGATATTAAAAGATGCTGAAAATATGGTAGTAAATGCCAAAGATGTTGAACAAGCACAATACTATTTTGTAAAAGGTAATGCTTATTTAGATTTGGCAAATAAAAAAGTAGAAGAAGGGAAAAACCTTTCTCTTGCTGCTGAGACTTACAAAAAACTAATTGATGTTGAAAAAGCATCTGGAAAAGTTAAATACTCTACTCAGGCTGCAGCTTCTATTACTGAAATAAAAGGAAAATTGATTAACGCTGCAATTGCAGATTCTCAGGCAACCAAACATGCTGATGGAGCAAAAAAATTGTATGATGCTTATTTGTTAGACAAAAAAGATACAATCAATTTATACTATGCAGCTTCTACAGCAGTAAATGCTCAGGATTTTGATCTTGCTTTACCAATGTACGAAGAGTTAAAAAAATTAAACTATTCAGGAAAAGGAACAAGCTTCACGGCTGTTAATAAAATTTCTGGTAACGAAGATGGTTTTAACAATGGTAAAGAAAGAGATTTAGCGGTAAAATTAGGAACTCACGAAAAACCTAAAACAGAAGCTATTCCTTCTAAAAGAGGTGAAATTTACAAAAACCTGGCTTTAATCCTGGTTCAAAAAGGACGTAGTGAAGATGCTAAGAAAGCTATTGCAGATGCAAGAAAAGCAAATCCGGAAGATTCTTCTTTGATTTTGACAGAAGCGAATTTGTATTTAGAATCTAAAGATTACGAAACATACAAAAAGTTAGTAGGTGAGGCTTTGCAAAAAGATCCAAACAATGCTGATTTAGTTTTCAACTTAGGAGTTATCAGTGCTAATGCAAAAAATACTGCTGATGCTGAGAAATATTACCTAAAAGCCATCGAAATCAATCCAAACTATGCTAATGCTTACCTTAACCTTGCAGCATTAAAATTAGAAGCTGAAAAACCAATCATTGATGAAATGAACAAATTGGGAACTTCTGCTAAGGATATGAAACGTTACGATGTATTGAAAGCACAAAGAGAAGGTGTTTTCAAAGGAGTTATTCCTTTCCTTAAAAAAGCAAACGAGTTAGATCCTAAAAACGAGGATGTTGCTAAAACTTTATTAGGAGTTTACAAAGCGTTAGAAATGACTGCTGAAGCAAAAGCGTTGAAAGCTACAATGAATTAA
- a CDS encoding DUF349 domain-containing protein, which produces MLEEKNDNLQEADGKLEIDTNDSTQNSAIETADADAVTENTISDPEIESEIPAEAIEVNHQTALDAITNSNAEESEDETLKERHEIPMQDYDTFSLDALVDELKKLINTDKVMSVKDHIEEIKKSFLLQYNHLIEEKKEEFNASKQDPNEEFEYHSPLKSKFDEYYNVFREKRNAHFKHLQTNLKSNLENRLAIVEELKELINPQENIKDTLKHFNDLRERWKNAGAIPKDKYNHVWNNYHFHVENFYDYLHLDREARDLDFKHNLEQKQKIIARVEELVNETDISKSFRELQDLHRIWKEDIGPVSKEHRDTIWNRFSELTKKIHDKREVLFESQRANEQNNLDVKKEIIAKIEVLGTEKVNSHSQWLVQIQKVEGLRNEFFAAGKVPSEVNEETWAAFKTAVRNFNSFKNSFYKDIKKDQNDNLNKKMALVAKAKELQESTDFTATTPIMKQIQEEWKQIGHVPKKYSDKIWKEFKDACNHYFDKLKEHKSEENVDEVAAFDNKKAYLDILRAYQLTGDHKTDLDAIKAHIEIWKGYGKVPFARRHIEGKFNKILDALFEKLSLSKKETEMMRFSNRIDSLSDSNDTRKLDNEKIFLMRKIEEVQNEIFQLENNIQFFANTKNAKKENSIVLEVRKNIAIHKESLDVWKEKLKQLRNLNQE; this is translated from the coding sequence AATAGTGCAATTGAAACGGCTGATGCCGATGCAGTAACTGAAAATACAATTTCAGACCCTGAAATTGAATCAGAAATCCCTGCTGAAGCTATTGAAGTCAATCATCAAACTGCATTAGATGCCATAACAAATTCGAATGCCGAAGAAAGTGAAGACGAGACGCTTAAAGAGCGCCACGAAATTCCTATGCAGGATTATGACACTTTTTCTTTGGATGCGCTTGTTGATGAATTGAAAAAACTGATCAATACTGACAAAGTAATGTCGGTAAAAGATCATATCGAAGAAATCAAGAAGTCGTTTTTATTACAATACAACCACCTTATAGAAGAGAAAAAAGAAGAATTCAACGCTTCTAAACAAGATCCGAATGAAGAATTCGAATACCACTCTCCTTTAAAATCTAAATTTGACGAGTACTATAATGTTTTCAGAGAGAAAAGAAATGCTCATTTTAAACATTTACAAACCAACCTGAAATCAAATTTAGAAAACAGACTTGCCATCGTTGAAGAGTTAAAAGAACTAATCAACCCGCAGGAAAACATCAAAGACACGCTTAAACATTTTAATGATTTAAGAGAAAGATGGAAGAATGCCGGTGCAATTCCGAAAGACAAATACAATCATGTTTGGAACAACTATCATTTTCATGTAGAAAATTTTTATGATTATCTGCATTTAGATCGTGAAGCCAGAGATTTAGATTTTAAACACAATCTGGAACAAAAACAAAAGATAATTGCTCGTGTTGAAGAATTGGTTAACGAAACCGACATTAGCAAATCATTCCGTGAACTACAGGACTTACACCGCATCTGGAAGGAAGATATCGGACCGGTTTCTAAAGAACACCGCGATACGATCTGGAACAGATTTAGTGAGCTTACTAAAAAAATTCACGACAAAAGAGAAGTTTTGTTTGAAAGCCAAAGAGCAAACGAACAAAATAACCTTGACGTTAAAAAAGAGATCATTGCAAAAATTGAGGTTTTAGGAACCGAAAAAGTAAACTCTCACTCACAATGGCTGGTACAAATTCAAAAAGTAGAAGGCCTTAGAAATGAGTTTTTCGCTGCCGGAAAAGTCCCTTCAGAAGTAAATGAAGAAACCTGGGCCGCTTTTAAAACTGCCGTTAGAAACTTTAATTCTTTTAAAAATTCATTTTACAAAGACATTAAAAAAGACCAAAACGACAATTTAAACAAAAAGATGGCGTTGGTAGCAAAAGCCAAAGAACTACAGGAAAGCACCGATTTTACTGCCACTACCCCTATCATGAAACAAATTCAGGAAGAGTGGAAACAAATTGGCCACGTTCCTAAAAAATACTCTGATAAAATCTGGAAAGAATTTAAAGATGCCTGCAATCACTATTTTGATAAATTAAAAGAGCACAAATCAGAAGAAAACGTTGATGAAGTAGCTGCTTTCGACAACAAAAAAGCATATTTAGACATCCTGAGAGCTTACCAGCTAACGGGTGATCACAAAACAGATCTGGATGCGATTAAAGCGCACATCGAAATCTGGAAAGGATACGGAAAAGTGCCTTTTGCAAGACGTCATATAGAAGGGAAATTCAATAAAATTTTAGATGCTCTTTTTGAAAAACTAAGTTTGAGTAAAAAGGAAACTGAAATGATGCGTTTCTCCAACCGAATTGATTCTTTGTCTGACAGTAACGATACACGTAAATTAGACAATGAAAAGATTTTCTTAATGCGCAAAATTGAAGAAGTTCAAAATGAAATTTTCCAATTGGAAAACAACATTCAGTTCTTCGCCAATACAAAAAATGCCAAAAAAGAAAATTCGATTGTACTTGAAGTTCGCAAAAACATTGCCATTCACAAAGAAAGCCTTGACGTTTGGAAAGAAAAGCTAAAACAATTGCGCAACTTAAATCAGGAATAA
- the gyrA gene encoding DNA gyrase subunit A, whose protein sequence is MSEGEKLIPINIEDEMKSAYIDYSMSVIVSRALPDVRDGLKPVHRRVLYGMYDLGVTSRSAHKKSARIVGEVLGKYHPHGDTSVYDAMVRMAQEWSMRYLLVDGQGNFGSVDGDSPAAMRYTEARMRKISEDIMADIEKETVDFQLNFDDTLYEPKVMPTRVPTLLVNGATGIAVGMATNMPPHNLTEVINGTLAYLDNNDIEVDELMTHIKAPDFPTGGVIYGYEGVREAFKTGRGRIVMRAKVGFEEVDGRECIIVTEIPYQVNKAEMIKRTADLVNDKKIEGIANIRDESDRNGMRIVYILKRDATPNVVLNTLYKYTSLQSSFSVNNIALVKGRPQMLNLKDMIHYFIEHRHDVVVRRTRFELRKAEERAHILEGLIIASDNIDEVIAIIRGSKNTEEAREKLIERFNLSDIQARAIVEMRLRQLTGLEQDKLRAEFDELMKLIEHLKALLADVDLRTNLIKEELEEIREKYGDERRSTIEYSGGDVSIEDLIADENVVITISHAGYIKRTNLTEYKTQNRGGVGQKSAGTRDQDFLEHMFVATNHQYMMFFTQKGKCFWMRVYEIPEGSKTAKGRAIQNLVNIESDDKVKAFICTQDLKDKDYINSHNLVMVTKQGQVKKTSLEKYSKPRVNGVAAITIKEGDELLEAKLTNGESQIILAVKSGKLVRFEETKTRPMGRTASGVRGITLKDDTDEVIGMVTIDKENVNDSQILVVTENGYGKRTKLVDDDGEDVYRITNRGGKGVKTLNITEKTGKLISINAVTDADDLMIINKSGLTIRMAIEDLRVMGRATQGVRLINLKGKDSIAAVTKVMKDDVAEVVVDEDGNVIESVIERVKPDLEVLEDDGVVEDDDDDDDSEEELEDEDDSEEEESEE, encoded by the coding sequence ATGTCTGAAGGAGAAAAGTTAATTCCTATTAACATAGAAGATGAAATGAAATCAGCTTACATCGATTATTCGATGTCAGTAATCGTATCGAGAGCACTTCCAGATGTTAGAGATGGCTTGAAACCAGTGCATCGAAGAGTTCTTTACGGAATGTATGACTTAGGAGTAACATCAAGATCTGCCCACAAAAAATCTGCAAGAATCGTAGGAGAGGTTCTGGGTAAGTATCACCCGCACGGAGATACCTCGGTATATGATGCGATGGTACGTATGGCTCAGGAATGGAGTATGCGATATTTATTAGTGGATGGTCAGGGTAACTTTGGTTCTGTTGATGGTGATAGCCCGGCAGCAATGCGTTATACTGAGGCCAGAATGCGTAAGATTTCTGAAGATATCATGGCAGATATCGAAAAAGAAACGGTTGACTTTCAGTTGAACTTTGACGATACTTTATATGAGCCAAAAGTAATGCCAACAAGAGTTCCTACTTTATTAGTAAACGGAGCTACAGGTATTGCCGTTGGTATGGCAACCAATATGCCACCACACAATTTAACCGAAGTAATCAACGGTACCTTGGCGTATCTTGATAATAACGATATTGAAGTTGACGAATTAATGACGCATATTAAAGCTCCGGATTTTCCAACCGGTGGTGTAATATACGGTTATGAAGGAGTTCGTGAAGCTTTTAAAACCGGTAGAGGACGTATTGTAATGCGTGCTAAAGTAGGTTTTGAAGAAGTGGATGGAAGAGAATGTATCATTGTTACCGAGATTCCATATCAGGTAAACAAAGCCGAAATGATCAAGCGTACGGCTGATTTGGTTAACGATAAAAAAATTGAAGGTATTGCGAATATTCGTGACGAGTCGGATAGAAACGGTATGCGTATCGTTTACATTCTGAAACGTGATGCTACGCCAAACGTAGTATTGAATACCTTATATAAATATACTTCATTACAATCTTCTTTTAGTGTAAACAATATTGCACTGGTAAAAGGTCGCCCACAAATGTTGAATCTGAAAGATATGATTCATTATTTTATTGAGCACCGTCACGATGTAGTAGTAAGAAGAACGCGTTTTGAATTGCGTAAAGCTGAAGAAAGAGCGCATATTTTAGAAGGTTTAATTATTGCTTCGGATAATATCGACGAAGTAATTGCGATCATCAGGGGGTCTAAAAATACCGAAGAAGCCCGTGAGAAATTAATCGAAAGATTCAATTTGTCAGACATTCAGGCCAGAGCAATTGTTGAGATGCGTTTGCGTCAGTTAACAGGTCTGGAGCAGGATAAGTTAAGAGCTGAGTTTGACGAATTAATGAAGTTAATCGAACATTTGAAAGCCTTATTGGCAGATGTCGATTTAAGAACCAATTTAATTAAAGAAGAACTGGAAGAAATCCGTGAAAAATACGGGGATGAGCGTCGTTCTACTATCGAATACTCAGGCGGAGATGTTAGTATCGAAGATTTAATTGCCGATGAAAATGTGGTGATTACAATTTCACATGCCGGTTATATCAAACGTACCAACCTTACCGAATATAAAACTCAAAACAGAGGAGGAGTTGGACAAAAAAGTGCAGGAACAAGAGATCAGGATTTCCTTGAGCATATGTTCGTGGCAACCAACCACCAATATATGATGTTCTTTACGCAAAAAGGAAAATGTTTCTGGATGCGTGTTTATGAAATTCCGGAAGGAAGTAAAACGGCAAAAGGTAGAGCAATCCAAAACCTGGTAAACATTGAAAGCGATGATAAGGTAAAAGCTTTCATTTGTACACAAGACTTAAAAGACAAAGATTATATCAACAGTCACAATCTTGTAATGGTAACCAAACAAGGACAGGTTAAGAAAACATCTTTAGAGAAATATTCTAAACCAAGGGTAAATGGTGTTGCTGCTATTACGATTAAAGAAGGTGATGAGTTATTGGAAGCTAAATTAACCAACGGAGAGAGCCAAATTATTCTGGCAGTTAAATCAGGTAAACTGGTTCGTTTTGAGGAAACTAAAACGCGTCCGATGGGAAGAACAGCTTCAGGAGTTCGTGGAATTACTTTAAAAGACGATACCGATGAAGTAATTGGAATGGTAACCATTGATAAAGAGAATGTTAACGATTCTCAGATTTTGGTGGTAACAGAAAACGGATACGGAAAACGTACTAAATTAGTTGACGACGATGGTGAGGATGTTTACAGAATTACAAATCGTGGAGGAAAAGGAGTTAAAACCCTTAATATTACCGAGAAAACAGGAAAATTAATCTCTATCAATGCGGTAACTGATGCTGATGATTTAATGATTATCAACAAGTCTGGATTAACGATTAGAATGGCTATTGAAGATTTACGTGTAATGGGTCGTGCTACTCAGGGAGTTCGATTGATTAACTTAAAAGGTAAAGATTCTATTGCTGCGGTAACAAAAGTAATGAAAGATGATGTTGCCGAAGTTGTTGTAGACGAAGACGGTAACGTGATTGAATCGGTTATTGAGAGAGTGAAACCGGACTTAGAAGTTCTTGAAGATGATGGTGTTGTTGAAGACGATGACGACGATGATGATTCAGAAGAAGAATTAGAGGATGAAGATGATTCTGAAGAAGAGGAATCTGAAGAATAG
- a CDS encoding OsmC family peroxiredoxin codes for MKFTRKANANWKGTGMEGKGTISTQSTTLDNAQLSFKTRFADGVGTNPEELVAAAHSGCFTMQLSFLLNEGGYTADDLTTEAAVTFEDGSITLIHLDLKGKVPGISTEEFEKTAAKAKEICPISKLLNTTITLTVTLVA; via the coding sequence ATGAAATTTACAAGAAAAGCAAATGCCAACTGGAAAGGAACAGGCATGGAAGGAAAAGGAACAATCAGTACGCAAAGCACCACTTTAGACAACGCACAGCTATCGTTTAAAACAAGATTTGCAGACGGCGTTGGAACAAATCCCGAGGAACTTGTTGCTGCAGCTCATTCCGGATGTTTTACGATGCAATTGAGCTTTTTACTAAACGAAGGCGGTTACACAGCAGATGATTTAACTACAGAAGCCGCAGTAACATTTGAAGACGGCTCCATCACTTTGATTCATTTAGATTTAAAAGGAAAAGTACCTGGTATTTCAACAGAGGAATTCGAAAAAACAGCAGCAAAAGCAAAAGAAATTTGTCCGATTTCCAAACTTTTGAATACGACTATCACACTAACTGTTACACTAGTCGCTTAA